Proteins from a genomic interval of Zonotrichia leucophrys gambelii isolate GWCS_2022_RI chromosome 5, RI_Zleu_2.0, whole genome shotgun sequence:
- the NKX2-8 gene encoding homeobox protein Nkx-2.8 — protein MATSGRISFTVRSILDLPEQDANSIKQASDHRHSAENYTGSPYRGWIETDRSHYPSSDESGPEMSLPDSTQRSLPARGSEAEEKKKKRRVLFSKAQTLELERRFRQQRYLSAPEREQLARLLSLTPTQVKIWFQNHRYKMKRARSEGPGSPQPRPPAMLRRVVVPVLVRDGEPCRGCPASPPAPAARPKLGCALAGCSAQAALALQGYRACPPAAALGVFPAYQHLAHPAVVSWGW, from the exons ATGGCCACATCTGGGAGGATCAGTTTTACAGTGAGGAGCATTTTGGATTTACCAGAGCAGGATGCTAATAGCATAAAGCAAGCCTCTGACCATCGCCACTCAGCGGAGAACTACACCGGCTCGCCGTATCGAGGGTGGATAGAAACAGACAGAAGTCACTATCCCT CTTCCGACGAGAGCGGCCCGGAGATGAGCTTGCCCGACTCCACCCAAAGGTCGCTCCCCGCCCGCGGCTCGGAGGCcgaggagaagaagaagaagcgGCGGGTGCTCTTCTCCAAGGCGCAGACGCTGGAGCTGGAGCGGCGGTTCCGGCAGCAGAGGTACCTGTCGGCGCCGGAGCGGGAGCAGCTGGCCCGGCTGCTCAGCCTCACCCCCACGCAGGTGAAGATCTGGTTCCAGAACCACCGCTACAAGATGAAGCGGGCGCGAAGCGAGGGCCCGGGCAGCCCGCAGCCGCGCCCGCCCGCAATGCTGCGCCGGGTGGTGGTGCCGGTGCTGGTGCGGGACGGGGAGCCCTGCCGCGGCTGCCCCGCTAGCCCGCCGGCTCCCGCGGCGCGCCCCAAGCTGGGCTGCGCCCTGGCGGGGTGCAGTGCCCAGGCCGCCCTCGCCCTGCAGGGCTACCGAGcctgcccgcccgccgccgccctcgGCGTCTTCCCCGCGTACCAGCACTTAGCGCACCCGGCCGTGGTCTCCTGGGGATGGTGA